The following proteins come from a genomic window of Sorex araneus isolate mSorAra2 chromosome 1, mSorAra2.pri, whole genome shotgun sequence:
- the ZNF705D gene encoding zinc finger protein 705D, translating to MWIVDSRRTLAAPGHHQPLRCQSRCPSCSPQGRSDVQAAVTFEDVAIDFTQEEWAPLDKAQMKLFREVMLETLGHLVSGNSPVCSSF from the exons ATGTGGATAGTGGACAGCCGGCGAACCTTGGcagcccccgggcaccaccagccACTGAGATGCCAGAGCCGTTGTCCTTCGTGCTCACCACAGGGACGATCAGATGTCCAG GCAGCGGTGACCTTTGAAGATGTGGCCATTGACTTCACCCAGGAGGAGTGGGCCCCACTGGACAAGGCTCAGATGAAGCTCTTCAGAGAAGTGATGCTGGAGACTCTGGGCCACCTGGTGTCCGGG aattcTCCAGTATGCAGCAGCTTCTGA